The nucleotide window TGGTGTAAAAGGGCTCGAAGATCCGCGAGAGGGATTCCTCGGCAATCCCCGGACCGGAGTCCCCGAACGAAACGGTGACGGATCGGTCCATCCTCCGGCTGGAAACCATGAGGGTGCCGCTTCCCTTCATGGCGTCCGCCGCGTTGAGCAGGATGTTCAGAAACACCTGGAGAAGTTGATCTCCGTCCAGTTTCAGCGCCGGGATATCGTTGTCAAGACTGGTGATCACGTGGACTCCCTGAAACCGTTCGTCGTAACGCGCGATCCCCATCGCCGTGCGCAGCATCTCGTTGGCGTGCATGAGCCTCTTCCCGAACGAGGACGGACGGGAAAAGTCCACCAATTCGCGCACGATCCTGGCGATGCGGTCGATCTGTTCCTGCATCAGCCGCAGTTTTTCCTCCCTTCCTCCCTCCCGGCCCGGGTCGGCGGCAAGACTCCCGACGATGGAGGAGAGGGACGACAGGGGGTTTCCGATCTCGTGCGCGACGCCTGCCGCCATCTGCCCGAGGGCCGCGATCTTTTCCTTGTGGATCATCTGCTCCTGGGCTTCACGGAGCCTCAGGGTCCTTTCCCGGACGATCTCCTCGAGGTGCGTGGCATGTCGTTTCAGATCCTCCTCCATCGTTCGCTGGAGGGTGATGTCGCTCACGTACTCCACGAACCCGGTGGCCCCTTCGACGGGAAGGACGACCGGGTATGCCTGGATCCGGAGCACTTGGCGTTCCCCGTTTTTCCCAAGGACTTCCCTCTCCGCTCTCACGGACTGACCGGTCGTCAACGCAATCCTTCCGGGGCAGATCTCGCAGGCGGTTTCCCCTTCCCGGAAAAGCTCGTGGCATCTCCGTCCGGCCACCCCGGTTTCCCCCGCAATCCCCTGGAACGTCGCGTACGCCCGGTTCGCGTGGAGGATCCGATAATCCCGTCCGATGTATGCGATTCCCTCCGTGATCCCTTCGAACATGGCGACCATGGTGTTTTTGGCGAGCACGAGTTCCTGTTCCCTCTTGTCAATGGCCTGCGCCATCCGGTTTACGGCCCTGGCGAGATCCTCCAGTTCGTCCCCCGTGGTCACGGTCACGCGACTATCCATCTTCCCATCGGCGATGCTGACGGTTGTGCCGAGCAATTCCTTCAAGCCCCTTCGCCTTTGACGATCGATGTAATAGACGGACGCAATCCCCGCGAGGATCGTGACGACCACGATCTCGAGCGCCCGGTAGGCGACGGCCATCCACTGGAATTTAACCCGGATCATGAAGAGGAAACTGCCGGTGAGCACCAGGCAGGCGATCACGTACGCGGCGAACACCTTCCG belongs to Deltaproteobacteria bacterium and includes:
- a CDS encoding ATP-binding protein, which gives rise to MERSDPDGEKKRFRFGIHRKVFAAYVIACLVLTGSFLFMIRVKFQWMAVAYRALEIVVVTILAGIASVYYIDRQRRRGLKELLGTTVSIADGKMDSRVTVTTGDELEDLARAVNRMAQAIDKREQELVLAKNTMVAMFEGITEGIAYIGRDYRILHANRAYATFQGIAGETGVAGRRCHELFREGETACEICPGRIALTTGQSVRAEREVLGKNGERQVLRIQAYPVVLPVEGATGFVEYVSDITLQRTMEEDLKRHATHLEEIVRERTLRLREAQEQMIHKEKIAALGQMAAGVAHEIGNPLSSLSSIVGSLAADPGREGGREEKLRLMQEQIDRIARIVRELVDFSRPSSFGKRLMHANEMLRTAMGIARYDERFQGVHVITSLDNDIPALKLDGDQLLQVFLNILLNAADAMKGSGTLMVSSRRMDRSVTVSFGDSGPGIAEESLSRIFEPFYTTKDVGKGAGLGLSVSYGIIQGMGGSIRASNQAGRGALFTVEIPLPDRGGDRG